Sequence from the Rutidosis leptorrhynchoides isolate AG116_Rl617_1_P2 chromosome 3, CSIRO_AGI_Rlap_v1, whole genome shotgun sequence genome:
attattttaattaattattttgaattgagtacgagaagatataaaaagctaggtagaaggaaaaactaattctaaatttatattttaatttgcactttttaaaataaaatgagaACCAATATTATCTCCTATGATTGGATGtgcattgtttaatatgcattttatgtgtttgatgaaatattcagctgacgagtttcttagtcagactttgtggttccacgggtcattaaactaaataactttatcatttacgttcacttaatacctaaaacatatcattaaactgtttcgttaaacaaactcgtggtttcacgggtcatttcgctAGTACATATTAGAATGTATAAATGTATTAGGATTAGCCGAGCCCGGTTGTATAATGGGCTCTGATATCATGTAGAATAATAGAACCCGTGGGTATAACATATTATTAATCAACTATATATAGAGTACAGCGAAACCCTAATCCTAATTAAACTCTAGTGGATCGAGTCCATTATACAATCGGGCTCGGCTAATCCTAATACATTTATACATTCTAATAATACATATCATTTATTTATCATCTTAATGTTCACTTGTTTTATATAGCTATTCACTCCGTTTATTTTCTTCAAACTGGCCCAAAAAGGTGAATTTACCGTTTTCTCTCTCTCTCCCTCCCCCCCtccccccctctctctctctctctctccactcATTTTGTTTTCTATAAACTGGACTAATAAAATGAGCCTACACCCATCACTACTTATAATCCAAAGGCTGATAAATGAGGGCGTACCATATATTCGtaatagaatatatttttttaaaagcaGTTCGGGCTGTGGCGAGTTTACATTGATGCCCATAGAGTCACGGGACACtattagtttaaaattttttatgTAAAAAATATTCGTTAAATTGTTTagcacaccactaaatttaactagaggaccacatatatttttcgaatttatagtttttcttttaaattcTATAGGACATTACTAAATTTAACTACGGACCACATATATTTTTTTGATTTTGTAGTTTTTAAAGGTAAACAAAtactaaaataacatttaaatataaTTAGCACTAGAAAAATATTTCTGGACCCCCATGAGTTCTGATCCTAAAATCGCCACTGAGTACGAGATCACTCGGGGGGAGTTAATCACTCACGCGTTCATCTCGCTGCAGTTGCATAACCCGGTCCAATCCGAGGCCATGGGCGGTAAAACCCCTATCccccactgcccccgcaacgcgatTTACGAAATGCACTCTTGGGTGAAATTCAAGGGTAAAGGGGCAATATTGCGTGCAATGCTGCACCTCACGGGAGTCGAACTCGTAACCTCTCGCTAAGAAAGACAGACaactaccacatgagctacaacatAAAGATATTCGTAATAGAATATATCCCTTACATAAGTAAAACTGAccccttttatttattattattaataatcaaaattTAAGAATACTTTGATAAAAAGTCTAATATTTACTATAAAAAATCTCAACCCGACATACAAATCGAATACTAATATAACTTATATTCctatttaaactaaaaatttgaTTTCTATCTTAACTAATAAAACACGTATTAAATTCATGGTAAATAAACACATGTTAAGATTCTCTCTACAAAATATGAATTTATCAATTCTTCCATGTTAGTGATTTTAGCGTCATCCAACATTCATTTTAGTGAATTGAAATTTCCTTGAATGTATGGGTTAGCTACTTATACTTAAtaacgggttcggagagtgtggagtacacgtccgTAAGAGTTGACTACTAACTATTGCGCTAAATGCGAgggtcaagggggctgcgcccccttgcgggttctgaggggcagcgcccctggcgggATCCAAGGGGAAGCGCCTCTGGCTAGATGAAAGGTTACAACCTTTCAAACATTAACTGCCTAAAACTGTTTTGTTAAATTTTGGCTTTCATCTGCATTCATTCCAACACATACAGAAACACACACAGATTCCTTAATTCGTGATTTTGATTTCGTCTTGCCTGGAAACAAaatcgttcttgtcttatcccaattagAATTTCGTGTTAACCCGAGGCTTGTGAGGGGCGAAATACTTAATTAGAAAAGTGTTTCACGATTTAAGAACTAATCCGATTATCTGTTTTTATACCCGATTTCTTACATTCTACTCTAAATCTCTAATATAAGCAACCATAATATAGTTTTAGCTCTAAACGATTATGTTTAAATTTATATAATTTGTTGGTAAATGAAAACATGTTAATTTGGGCATGTCTTGAGTTCGTTAAAGATTGGGCCTATCTCCAAAGCTTTGGGCCATAGTGGTGACAAAGTCGTCGTACTAAAAATAACAACCTACCAACCGACCTATTCTAAGGTTACATTACACAGATTTGATTTgagatctaaaaataaaatttgtcTGCCGTATTTTGAGAAAAGCCGTATATCGTGTTTGTGCGTGAACCTAAGGATCCTTTTATCTCCACCTCCCTACCAGCAGTAATTATTAGTTTCATATGAattaatcaaataaagattaattgGTTAATTTGATTGATATATGAATCTAATAAGTATTGTTGGCTGGAGATTAATTACTATTTTGTTTCCTTAGATTCACGCACAAACTCGTAATATATCTTTTCAATAGCAAAACTGTAATAATTAAGAATCCCAGTTTCTTAATTTTATCCTTCTGGGTTTGTTTCAAATATgttttcattattatattatttctCCTTTCTTTAATTtggttattttaatttttaattgtgaaTCGTGATGTTTATGAATATTTATGCTGATACTTAAATGTGTCCTGATCTGTTTCTACCTATTTTTTTGAATaattttgattaaatatatgtagATTTGACGTTAATATAAATGTCTAAAAAGTGGGCAGGAGATGTTACAAATTGCAGGTAGAACAGGTATCAAGAAATAGCAAGGGCGGCGAGTGGAATAACGGTATCAAATATCAACCCTATTTTTTTCTTGAACTTTTTTAATGCTGTCATTAAGATGTTCATGTGCTAGACgattaaaatttaattatatagCAGTAATATTTTTTAAGGCATTATAGCAGTCAGATTACATTTAAAAAGATTTTTTATTGTTAAAGTGACAATCTAAACATTTGTTTGTTTATTTTATCAATTCCTAATGCTTGTTTGGTTGAGTAACATGTATGTAGATGGTCCAGTGATGGTTGCAGTCTTGGATCATGTATGTAGATCGTCCAGTGATGGTTGCAGTCTTGGATCATGTAAGCAGACTTTGTTGCAGTCAAGATTCAGAATGTAGCTGATACTTGTTGCTGTTTATGAAGGCTCAAACACTTTGTGAATCATGTACTATCTATTTATGGATAATGCACCTGGTGTGGGGTCCAAGGTAGATGGTACACAGATGGGACGTAGTTGTGTTTGAGTATCCATTCTTATTAAACAGAAAGAAACTACAGGGACCATTTATGTTATTTATTCAAAGTTTTAATAGTTCAGGGGTCTGATTGTAGTTTTTGATTCTTGTCTTTCTGGATGTATAAAAGGCAAGCTAGGGCTGGTTACTGTAGATGATTCATTTAGTTTTCCATTGTATTTGTTTTCTGGTTAAAAGAGATAAACTCTTCGTTTTGTAATTTCTTTGGTTTCAATCTGTTAAGTATTGTTGTTTGTGGTGATTATCTAGATCATTCACTTGTTTGTTCATGGTATCAGAGTCAGGTTCGAGTGGGGTTCGATTGTTTTGATTTTGGGTTTCGTGGAATTGGTAATTCTTCGATCAAATTGGGGTTTATTTGGGATCTCTAATCTCAAGTGAATCGGTGTGTTTGGTTTGTCTTATCGGGCTAGATCTGAGGACGTGGTTTTGCAATCTAGGGTTTGTTGTTCAAAACCCTAATTGGTAATTCTGGTTTGTTCTTGAATATTATTCAAGAAGTGGCTTCCGCTGGCATCTTAAAAGAAGATTAAGGAGGAGTACTCTGTAAGGATATTTCTTCCTACCTGTGATTTGTAGCAAGTTCCTACACGTAGGAGTTTCTGTGCTTACAGGAATCAACTGCCCCTACGTGTTATACTTGGCCTATAGCCAGGACAATCTTCCTTTATTTGCTATCTGTTATCTGTTTTGTTTGTTTTTATTTGCTATTTGCTATGTGTTCATTATCTGTTATCTGTTTATTATCTGTTATCTGTTTGTTTGTTCTTCTGTCAAAATGAGTGATAGTGGTGATTCTGTAACCATGATAAGTAAATTGGATTTTGGAGATCCCCTTTCCCTTCATGCAAGTGACATCAGCAGTACACCTTTAATAAATTTCAAACTTAAAGGAACTGAGAATTATAAATCTTGGGCTTGTGCAATGAAAAAACTAAAAACAAGATTGGTTTTATAAAAGGTACAATTGAAAAAGATGATCAAGATGAAGTTTTAGCAGGTCAATGGGAAATGTGTAATGCTGTTGTCCTTTCTTGGATTTTAGGTTGTGTTTCtgatgaaatgtattatggacaaATATATTCTAAATTTGCCTTTGTTGTTTGGGATGAGTTGAAAGAAACATATGACAAAGTTGATGGCTCTGTGATGTTTAATTTGGAACAAAAAATTGCACAATTAACACAAAATGGTACTCCTGTATCAGATTATTATCACAAACTTAACTCACTTTGGAAACAATATGATATTCTGTGTAAACTACGATCTTGTGATTGTGCTGCTGATAAGGAAGGAAAGGAACATTATAATCAGAGAAAATTAATGAAATTCTTGATGGGACTGGATGATTCCTATCAGCCAGTTAGGACCACTATATTAACTAGTGATCATTTACCATATGTTAAAACTGCATTCTCTATTGTCTCTAGAGAAGAGTCACATAGAGATGTGCAAGATAAAAAATCTGTTAATGAGTCATCTGCTTTCTTTGCTAATACTGGTAAACCAAGGATTGGAAATACTAATTCTAATTCTAAGATTGAGTGTAAAAAATGTGGTAGAATTGGTCATACAATTGAAAAATATTATGAAATTGTTGGATATCCTTCAAGAAATAATAACTTAAAGTGTACCAAGTGTGGTATGACTAATCACACTGTGGATAGATGCTTTGAGGTTGTTGGATATCCACCAAATTTTAAAAGGAAAAATTTCAATAATTCATCTTGTATGTCTAATTCTAATTCTGGTAACAGTATTACTAATAATGGTGATAACAAGTCTGGGTCTACTTCTCTCACTTTGTCAAATGAGCAGATTGCTAAGCTTGTTAGCTTTCTTGATGGAAAAAGTGCACCTGCACATTCATTTTCCAACATGACAGGTGAGTTTATGAATTTAAATGTGTTCTTTAATGAAAATTTTGATAAATTCTTTGTCTCACATAATTTGATTGATAAAACCAATGTTAATTTTGGCTGGATAATAGACTCAGGTGCTAATCATCACATGACTAATTCTGATAAGGGATTTGAGTCTGTTTGTGATGTTTCCAGTCTAAATTTAACTGTTGGTCATCCCAATGGGACTAGAGCTAAGGTTGAGATGATTGGAAACTTAAGAATATCTGATAAATTGGTTCTTTATGATGTGCTTGTTGTTCCTGAATATTGTGTGAATCTGTTGTCTGTATATTGTTTAGTCAGAGATAACAAATTGTTTGTTGGGTTTGATCAAAATGCTTGTTATATTCAGGAATTGGTCTCAAGGAAGACCATTTTGACTGGTAATTTGTGTGAAGATCTTTATATCTTCAAAAATGATTGTGTTGGTGAGTGTAGTAAAACAAATCAAAATTTCAGTATGTTGTCTAAATCTGTTTGGCATTGTAGACTTGGTCACCCTGCAGACCAAGTCTTAGGTGTTTTAAGTAATGATTTACAATTTACTAGTGATAAAAACAATGATCATTGTGATGTTTGCCATAAGGCAGAACAAACAAGAGAACCATTCCCTCTTAGTGATCATAAAACCACATATTTAGGTGAACTAGTTCACTTAGATATGTGAGGTCCATACAGGGTCACTAGCAGAGATGGTTTTAGGTCTTTTCTAACTGTTGTTGATGACTGCACAAGGGCTGTTTGGATTTTTTTGTTAAAATCAAAAGATGAAGTTGGTATGTTGAGTTGTTTTGTAAACAACTTGAAAATCAATTTAATAAAAAGGTTAAAGTTTTGAGAAGTGATAATGGTACTGAGTTTGTAAATGCTAAGATGAATTTGTTTGCTTCAAACAATGGTATAATACACCAAACAAGTTGTGTACACACTCTACAACAGAATGGGATTGTAGAAAGAAAACATAGACACTTATTAAATGTGGCTAGGTCATTAATGTTTCAAGGGGGAGGTCCTCTTAAGTTTTGGTCTGATTGCATATTAACTGCTACATATTTGATTAACAGgctgccatcatctattctgaatggaaAATGTCCCTTTAAGCTGGTGTATCATAAAAAACCTAATCTTTCCCATTTAAGGGTATTTGGTTGTCTTGCTTTTGTTAATGTTTTAAATAATCATGATAAGTTTTCTTCAAGATCTGAAAAATGTGCTTTGATAGGGTACTCAACTGTAAAGAAAGGGTACAAGTTATACAGTTTTGATAGTAAAGTTGTGTTGTTTTCAAGAGATGTAAAATTTTATGAAAATGTATTTCCATTTAAAATAATTGAAACTTCTGTTGGTGATAAAGAGTCAAATGATTtgaataaaataaatttttttgaTATGTATGAAAATGATAACCTAAATACCCAAAGACCCAATGATGAAGGGAAGATAACTTAAGTAGTGATGGCTCAGGGAGTAGTCTGCCAGGTAATTCTGGTTCTGCAGAGTAAACTGGTAGTAAACAACCTAATGCAACATTACATGCTGAAGGAAATCACCCTGAGGGCAAGTCAAAAAGTATCTTTAATACTATTGATACACCAGAACCTTCTTCAACTTTGAGAAGGTCTCAAAGGAACATTATTCAACCTAAGAGATTTGATTATTTTGTTGTTGAAGGAAAAGTTAAGTATGACATTGAGAAAACTGTTAATTATAGTAGTTTAAGTCTTGATAATCTGTGTTTTGTTGTTTCTTTGAATAAAAGTTTTGAACCATCAAACTACTGGGAGGCCTGTAAGTCACAGCATTGGATTGATGCTATGAACTTAGAAATGGAAGCATTATATAGAAATGACACTTGGGAACTTACAGACTTACCTCAAGATAGAAAACCAATAGGATGCAAGTGggtatataaaatcaaatataaaTCTAATggtgaaattgatatatataaagcaagattagttgctaagggGTATAATCAGAGAGAGGACatagactttgatgaaactttttcTCCAGTGGTTAAAATGACCACTATAAAATGTTTATTAAATCTTGCTGTTGTTAATAATTGG
This genomic interval carries:
- the LOC139902654 gene encoding uncharacterized protein, with product MSDSGDSVTMISKLDFGDPLSLHASDISSTIEKDDQDEVLAGQWEMCNAVVLSWILGCVSDEMYYGQIYSKFAFVVWDELKETYDKVDGSVMFNLEQKIAQLTQNGTPVSDYYHKLNSLWKQYDILCKLRSCDCAADKEGKEHYNQRKLMKFLMGLDDSYQPVRTTILTSDHLPYVKTAFSIVSREESHRDVQDKKSVNESSAFFANTGKPRIGNTNSNSKIECKKCGRIGHTIEKYYEIVGYPSRNNNLKCTKCGMTNHTVDRCFEVVGYPPNFKRKNFNNSSCMSNSNSGNSITNNGDNKSGSTSLTLSNEQIAKLVSFLDGKSAPAHSFSNMTGEFMNLNVFFNENFDKFFVSHNLIDKTNVNFGWIIDSGANHHMTNSDKGFESVCDVSSLNLTVGHPNGTRAKVEMIGNLRISDKLVLYDVLVVPEYCVNLLSVYCLVRDNKLFVGFDQNACYIQELVSRKTILTGNLCEDLYIFKNDCVGECSKTNQNFSMLSKSVWHCRLGHPADQVLGVLSNDLQFTSDKNNDHCDVCHKAEQTREPFPLSDHKTTYLGELVHLDMLPSSILNGKCPFKLVYHKKPNLSHLRVFGCLAFVNVLNNHDKFSSRSEKCALIGYSTVKKGYKLYSFDRKVKYDIEKTVNYSSLSLDNLCFVVSLNKSFEPSNYWEAYEDVYMSLPLGYFDESEKRAYVDSDWGKASMFRKSVTGYCVFLNGTLVSWKSKKQATISRSSAEAEYRALADVTCEIVWILKLLVELEYKVVLPVDIFVDNKAAIKIVSNPVFHEKTKHFEIDLHFVRDKLSAGVINVNKIESANNVADLFSKGLSGPQHRVLCDHLYVDGPVMVAVLDHVCRWSSDGCSLGSCSNTLRIMYCLFMDNAPGVAFKVDGTQMGCSCV